The Arthrobacter alpinus genome contains a region encoding:
- a CDS encoding carbohydrate ABC transporter permease, producing MSSTTLSRRNPAPAPGAPAPAKRHIRKSAPAWSSKAAVNIMLILFCLYTLLPLTWLIVASTKDTTDLFGTPGFSFAENNFLTNLTELFTWENGTYLRWLLNTVGYAVFGSVCSVFVSFLAGYAFDKFDFPGKERWFGFILVGVLIPAAVTTMPLYLLAANIGLVNTFWGVFLPSIASPFGVYLARVFCNGYVPKELIEAARLDGAGEMRIFMTIAAPLMKPGIVTLLLMAFSASWNNIFLPLVMLTDNQLFPISLGLYSWNGRSVTDPEFAHLTIIGSLIAIIPVIVLFMSLQRFWKSGLGSGALK from the coding sequence ATGAGTTCAACAACCCTCTCCCGCCGCAACCCGGCCCCAGCACCGGGCGCCCCGGCACCGGCAAAGCGCCACATCCGGAAATCAGCGCCGGCGTGGTCCTCCAAGGCCGCCGTCAACATCATGCTTATCCTGTTCTGCCTGTACACCCTGCTGCCGCTGACCTGGCTGATCGTCGCCTCCACGAAGGACACCACCGATCTTTTCGGCACCCCCGGATTCTCGTTCGCGGAGAACAATTTCCTCACGAACCTTACCGAGCTTTTCACCTGGGAAAACGGCACCTACCTGCGCTGGCTGTTGAACACCGTTGGCTACGCCGTCTTCGGTTCGGTCTGCTCGGTGTTCGTCTCCTTCCTGGCCGGCTACGCCTTCGACAAATTTGATTTCCCCGGCAAGGAACGCTGGTTCGGCTTCATCCTGGTGGGTGTCTTGATCCCCGCCGCCGTCACCACCATGCCCTTGTACCTGCTGGCGGCCAACATCGGCCTGGTCAACACCTTCTGGGGTGTCTTCCTGCCCAGCATCGCGAGCCCATTTGGCGTCTACCTGGCCCGCGTCTTTTGCAACGGCTACGTGCCCAAGGAACTCATCGAGGCTGCCCGCCTCGACGGTGCCGGCGAAATGCGGATCTTCATGACCATCGCTGCGCCGCTCATGAAGCCGGGTATCGTGACCTTGCTGCTCATGGCCTTCAGCGCCAGCTGGAACAACATCTTCCTGCCTCTGGTCATGCTGACGGACAACCAGCTCTTCCCGATTTCCTTGGGTCTCTACTCCTGGAACGGACGTTCCGTGACGGACCCCGAATTTGCCCACCTGACCATCATCGGCTCCCTGATTGCCATCATTCCCGTGATCGTGTTGTTCATGTCGCTGCAGCGATTCTGGAAATCCGGCCTCGGTTCGGGAGCGTTAAAGTAA
- a CDS encoding substrate-binding domain-containing protein, translating to MAGSVEKRRAAILAIIERDGTQLVVDLAERFNVSAVTLRRDVEELSAQGMVHRTHGSVSLPKVPGSAAHDGPFTIGMVVPHSNYYFDGVIHGATTAAGAAGAQLVLGVSDYDNSTEIQQVARLTARGVDGLIIAPTPDFHTGELSIDQQKWLVSLPVPMVLVERPVASSGVATVLDSVSSSHAAGAALAVRHLAELGHEKIACVAIAGPNTPRILEGYLGAVESTGLTSMGIIGEGTPGSDDAAAELIRVVKEGVTAVFVHNDQLAVKCMMWLEDAGISIPGDVSLAGYDDVIAALAPVQITAVAPWKREVGHRAVQRLLSRLRWGSLGGSFARLATDTMATEHIDLIPRLRVRQSTATPRKAGPLVPRSLSPAATAEPAGTFSI from the coding sequence ATGGCTGGCAGTGTTGAAAAACGACGCGCGGCAATACTTGCGATCATCGAACGTGATGGCACTCAGCTGGTAGTCGACCTGGCGGAAAGGTTCAACGTCTCCGCTGTGACACTACGACGTGATGTGGAGGAGCTATCGGCCCAGGGCATGGTGCACCGCACCCACGGTTCCGTGTCCTTACCCAAGGTTCCCGGGTCTGCCGCCCATGATGGGCCGTTCACTATCGGCATGGTTGTTCCCCACAGCAACTACTACTTCGACGGGGTCATCCACGGTGCCACCACGGCAGCTGGTGCTGCCGGCGCCCAGCTCGTTCTCGGGGTTTCGGACTACGACAACTCGACCGAGATTCAGCAGGTAGCCCGCCTGACGGCCAGAGGAGTCGATGGACTCATCATCGCCCCTACGCCCGACTTCCATACGGGGGAACTGAGCATCGACCAACAGAAGTGGCTTGTGTCGCTGCCTGTCCCCATGGTTTTGGTCGAGCGGCCGGTGGCTTCATCTGGGGTTGCCACGGTCCTCGATTCCGTCAGTTCCTCGCATGCAGCAGGCGCGGCACTGGCCGTTCGTCACTTGGCGGAACTCGGGCACGAGAAGATTGCCTGTGTGGCCATTGCCGGGCCGAACACGCCTCGCATCTTGGAAGGGTACCTGGGAGCTGTTGAATCGACTGGCCTGACCTCAATGGGCATCATTGGTGAAGGAACCCCTGGTTCTGATGATGCGGCGGCAGAGCTCATCAGGGTTGTGAAGGAGGGCGTCACGGCGGTGTTCGTTCACAATGACCAACTGGCCGTGAAATGCATGATGTGGCTCGAAGACGCTGGCATCAGCATCCCCGGCGATGTCTCCTTGGCCGGCTACGACGATGTAATTGCCGCCCTGGCCCCCGTGCAGATCACTGCCGTCGCCCCATGGAAGAGGGAGGTGGGCCATCGCGCGGTTCAAAGATTGTTGAGCCGTCTCCGATGGGGCTCCCTGGGGGGAAGTTTCGCAAGGCTGGCCACCGACACCATGGCGACCGAGCACATCGATCTCATCCCACGGCTGCGCGTTCGTCAATCCACGGCCACACCCCGCAAGGCAGGGCCCCTCGTCCCTAGATCGCTGTCCCCCGCCGCGACGGCGGAGCCCGCAGGAACCTTTTCAATCTAG
- a CDS encoding DUF4158 domain-containing protein, whose product MPVEFLTDVQAAAYSRFIVPPSLAELERFFFLDDSDKALVNKRRGDHNRLGFSLQLGTVRLKGSFLADPLDVSTEMIDFVAGQLGVAYPSCLKAYGEREKTRLEHQWEIAGEYGYRDFPAVEAQMVKWVDDRAGNTGDGPKALFDGAVVWLRERRVLLPGVTILARLIAQVRDAAMQRLWDVMASMLTAEQARLVERLLEVPEGGRVSDLERLRKAPRPPSGRNMVKPLDRVAELAGLGGCPYVFRQGFGRIFFKFFEPLIVGRS is encoded by the coding sequence ATGCCGGTTGAGTTTCTCACTGATGTCCAGGCTGCGGCCTACAGTCGCTTCATAGTGCCGCCGTCTCTGGCGGAGTTGGAGCGGTTCTTCTTCCTCGATGACAGCGATAAAGCGCTGGTCAACAAGCGGCGTGGTGACCATAACCGGCTGGGGTTCAGCTTGCAATTGGGCACGGTTCGGCTGAAGGGGTCGTTCCTGGCAGATCCGCTAGACGTTTCGACTGAGATGATTGATTTCGTCGCCGGGCAGTTGGGAGTGGCTTACCCGTCATGCCTGAAGGCCTACGGGGAGCGGGAGAAGACCCGGCTGGAGCACCAGTGGGAGATCGCTGGCGAGTACGGGTACCGCGACTTTCCGGCTGTCGAGGCTCAAATGGTGAAGTGGGTGGATGATCGGGCGGGGAACACCGGGGATGGCCCAAAGGCTCTGTTCGACGGAGCGGTGGTGTGGCTTCGAGAACGGCGAGTCCTGCTGCCCGGGGTCACAATTCTTGCGCGGTTGATCGCACAGGTCCGGGACGCGGCCATGCAGCGGTTGTGGGACGTGATGGCTTCGATGCTGACGGCAGAGCAAGCCCGGCTGGTAGAGCGCCTACTTGAGGTTCCCGAGGGTGGTCGGGTTTCGGATCTGGAACGGTTGCGGAAAGCACCTCGGCCGCCGTCCGGGCGGAACATGGTCAAGCCCTTGGATCGGGTGGCTGAGTTGGCCGGGTTGGGGGGGTGTCCCTATGTTTTTCGTCAAGGGTTTGGAAGGATTTTCTTCAAGTTTTTCGAGCCACTGATTGTGGGCAGGAGTTGA
- a CDS encoding hydroxyacid dehydrogenase: MNTVPTTPHRPQATLAMDPHLVESLFTPEALAHLKSIVHLQDGVISGPSTAGADLAATEILIGGWGCPVLDADLLARMPMLHTVVYTAGTVKGFATDELFARGVKVSSGADTNALPVAEFTLAAILLAGKRVFEIDAEYRATGRYRPFADSPRQWGNYGITVGIISASRIGRRVIELLAPFDINVLLYDPIHTVPGVENVDFDHLLSHSDVVSLHAPELPETRHMIDARALSLMPDGATLINTARGSLVDDRALLAELHSRRLHAVVDVTEPDVLPAGSPWFDAPNLTLTPHIAGSQGNEMFRLGDSAVHEIERALAGRPLRHLVQQGTLHITA; encoded by the coding sequence GTGAATACCGTGCCCACCACCCCGCACCGCCCCCAGGCAACCTTGGCCATGGACCCCCACCTCGTAGAAAGCCTTTTCACCCCGGAGGCCCTGGCGCATCTGAAATCGATCGTCCACCTCCAGGACGGGGTCATCAGCGGGCCATCCACAGCGGGCGCAGACCTGGCCGCCACCGAAATCCTCATTGGCGGCTGGGGCTGCCCCGTGCTCGACGCCGACCTCTTGGCTCGCATGCCCATGCTCCACACCGTCGTCTATACCGCGGGCACCGTCAAGGGCTTTGCCACGGATGAACTCTTCGCCCGGGGCGTGAAGGTCAGCTCCGGCGCGGACACCAATGCCCTCCCGGTGGCCGAGTTTACGCTGGCCGCCATCCTGTTGGCCGGAAAACGGGTGTTTGAAATAGACGCCGAATACCGGGCCACCGGCCGCTACCGGCCCTTTGCCGACAGTCCGCGCCAGTGGGGCAACTACGGAATCACCGTCGGAATCATCAGCGCATCCCGGATCGGCCGACGCGTCATCGAGCTGCTGGCACCCTTTGACATCAACGTGCTGCTCTACGACCCCATCCACACGGTCCCCGGCGTCGAGAACGTGGACTTCGACCACCTACTGTCCCATAGCGACGTGGTCAGCCTGCACGCCCCCGAATTGCCCGAAACCCGGCACATGATCGACGCCCGGGCCTTGTCACTGATGCCCGACGGCGCCACGCTGATCAACACGGCACGCGGCAGTCTGGTGGATGACCGAGCCTTGTTGGCGGAACTGCACTCCCGCCGCCTGCACGCCGTCGTCGATGTCACCGAACCCGACGTGCTGCCGGCGGGTTCGCCGTGGTTCGACGCACCCAACCTGACCCTGACCCCACACATTGCCGGCTCCCAGGGCAACGAGATGTTCCGCCTGGGCGACTCGGCGGTCCATGAAATAGAGCGCGCGCTGGCCGGCCGCCCCCTGCGGCACCTGGTCCAACAAGGGACGCTGCACATCACGGCCTAG
- a CDS encoding SOS response-associated peptidase family protein yields the protein MAHRGQDQDPYAIHSPGDEILAFAGLYIWWPDKSLPEDHEDYWTLTAAILTRAAVGQVSQLHDRTPVTLPPSLWDEWLDAGQDGNQTLIDAAVAAATPVAESLEFHQVGQLKGDGPELMAPVEINHP from the coding sequence GTGGCACACAGAGGGCAAGACCAAGACCCGTATGCAATCCACTCCCCTGGTGATGAGATTCTGGCGTTCGCTGGTCTGTATATTTGGTGGCCGGACAAGTCCCTACCCGAGGACCATGAGGACTACTGGACCTTGACGGCCGCGATCCTGACACGCGCAGCGGTCGGACAGGTGAGCCAGCTCCATGACCGCACACCGGTGACCCTGCCGCCGAGCCTTTGGGACGAATGGCTGGATGCCGGCCAGGACGGGAACCAGACGTTAATTGACGCTGCTGTTGCTGCAGCTACGCCGGTCGCTGAGTCCCTGGAATTTCACCAAGTCGGCCAGCTGAAGGGCGACGGGCCTGAGCTGATGGCACCTGTCGAGATCAACCACCCATGA
- a CDS encoding IS3 family transposase produces the protein MLDLKAYHPLKLLLEVAQLPRSAFFYHQTARRRPDPQAELRERITEILTQARIRYGHRRVHVVLVRQGWHVAKKTVLKLMRAEKLICKVLSRRRYIYCKGQVGKIAENHLKREFSAPAPNTKWVTDASLAVSVRMMLLVSRPDSSVRSLVMAVRLIGDC, from the coding sequence GTGCTCGACCTCAAGGCCTATCACCCGCTCAAGCTTCTCTTAGAAGTAGCCCAGCTGCCCCGCTCCGCATTCTTCTACCACCAAACCGCCCGCCGTCGCCCTGACCCACAGGCGGAGCTTCGGGAACGAATCACTGAGATCCTTACACAGGCCCGGATACGCTACGGGCACAGGCGCGTTCACGTTGTCTTGGTGCGCCAAGGCTGGCATGTGGCGAAGAAGACCGTGCTGAAACTGATGCGCGCTGAGAAGCTCATTTGTAAGGTCCTCAGCCGGCGGCGGTACATCTATTGCAAAGGCCAGGTTGGTAAGATCGCTGAAAATCATCTCAAACGGGAGTTCAGTGCTCCAGCGCCGAATACCAAGTGGGTGACTGACGCCAGTTTGGCTGTGAGCGTTCGAATGATGCTGCTGGTATCGAGACCCGATAGTTCCGTCCGCTCGCTGGTGATGGCGGTACGTCTGATTGGCGATTGTTGA
- a CDS encoding DUF6892 domain-containing protein: MVEPALKESDAHGNLPKTRVIWDTSGVMVWVNGSAQVTEISVRLAEDPEWESRVKWDFAEHSPRGVFSGVFTVAGKSPLDGIPEEKLRAAYLFLKRRTGNWNVSFALTDAVQRLPGATDWRDRVAKTEAAGTVPPLLTSLAPFREVTMYFKPIPKPSGKWKIPAATEPVLTLPKLPFRLAVIQELMFEQDELKPRFDVNDFAADQGARSFDPHTFYDSPIPAVRTWFRRIPIPARLAERVQKLTFDGGNDIYLQLIPQWDGEDEQFFITTLSDEELDQFPNLRTVEDPAEFLSPSVRRKLESRGIVVDGLND; this comes from the coding sequence GTGGTTGAGCCAGCTTTAAAAGAGTCCGATGCTCACGGAAACTTACCAAAGACTCGGGTGATTTGGGACACCTCGGGTGTGATGGTCTGGGTGAATGGTTCAGCGCAGGTAACAGAGATCTCAGTTCGGCTGGCAGAAGATCCGGAATGGGAGTCCCGCGTCAAATGGGACTTCGCTGAGCACAGCCCGCGTGGAGTCTTCAGTGGAGTTTTTACCGTGGCAGGCAAGTCCCCCCTTGATGGGATCCCTGAGGAGAAACTGCGCGCCGCGTACCTGTTCTTAAAAAGAAGAACAGGGAACTGGAATGTGAGTTTCGCACTCACCGACGCCGTACAGCGGCTACCTGGGGCCACGGATTGGCGCGATCGAGTGGCAAAGACTGAGGCCGCTGGAACCGTCCCGCCCCTCCTCACAAGCCTCGCCCCATTCCGTGAAGTGACAATGTACTTCAAGCCAATACCTAAACCCAGCGGCAAGTGGAAGATTCCCGCCGCAACCGAACCAGTCCTGACCTTGCCAAAACTACCCTTCCGGCTGGCAGTCATCCAGGAACTGATGTTCGAGCAGGATGAGTTGAAACCTCGATTCGACGTGAATGATTTCGCCGCAGACCAGGGTGCCCGCTCCTTCGATCCGCATACTTTTTACGATTCGCCAATTCCTGCTGTTCGCACCTGGTTCCGTAGGATCCCTATTCCCGCTCGCCTCGCTGAGAGGGTGCAGAAACTCACCTTCGACGGTGGAAACGACATCTATCTTCAACTCATACCGCAATGGGACGGCGAGGATGAGCAGTTCTTCATCACGACACTATCGGACGAGGAACTTGATCAATTTCCGAACCTTCGTACGGTTGAAGATCCCGCTGAGTTCCTCAGCCCCTCAGTAAGACGAAAGCTCGAATCCCGCGGCATCGTGGTCGACGGCCTAAATGACTGA
- a CDS encoding VOC family protein, with amino-acid sequence MKNSPVIVGLPISDRRKSFDFYGVGLGLLPIGEIAEDGLPEPLQFQLNDGLRLMLIPTEGFGWVVGNRDVAQGGHSECVISITVGSESGVDELVKKALQAGGEIVSEPGQKPWGYVGAFADLDGHVWQVTADWLP; translated from the coding sequence ATGAAAAACTCGCCAGTCATCGTCGGCTTGCCCATCTCTGATCGCCGCAAATCGTTCGACTTCTACGGCGTCGGACTTGGTCTGCTTCCCATTGGTGAAATTGCGGAGGACGGCTTGCCAGAACCTTTGCAGTTCCAGCTCAATGACGGGCTCCGTCTTATGCTCATCCCCACGGAAGGTTTTGGGTGGGTTGTGGGGAACCGAGACGTTGCGCAAGGCGGCCACAGCGAATGCGTCATCAGCATCACTGTCGGCAGTGAATCCGGTGTCGACGAGCTTGTGAAGAAGGCCCTGCAAGCTGGCGGTGAAATTGTTTCCGAGCCTGGGCAAAAGCCGTGGGGTTACGTGGGAGCCTTTGCTGATCTAGATGGCCATGTCTGGCAGGTAACAGCAGACTGGCTACCCTAG
- a CDS encoding immunity protein Imm33 domain-containing protein, giving the protein MTASEMKTITRDVAGTRLTATAAAELQPMIDGLLGEFERLRADWFDGYELWLGWGPLYLSERDGGFVVTSPDYARNPRTDRSDVITAAIALTVGQSSIITAAEVQPEDVGFDDAVICVREWEAESMLSMSRISSTTPGDSGWFIEPFPPADRAKSWQPDELVRLPAWRVLQLRAAVARALPLPVGVSAIIDGDRVRVVIRDSEILANGPL; this is encoded by the coding sequence ATGACGGCATCTGAGATGAAAACGATCACACGCGATGTCGCGGGAACACGGCTGACGGCGACGGCTGCAGCAGAGCTGCAGCCGATGATCGATGGGCTGCTCGGCGAGTTCGAGCGCCTGCGCGCTGACTGGTTCGATGGTTACGAGCTCTGGCTCGGCTGGGGGCCGCTCTACCTTTCCGAGAGAGACGGCGGTTTCGTTGTCACGTCGCCCGACTACGCCAGAAACCCGCGGACGGACCGTTCGGACGTCATCACGGCGGCTATAGCGCTCACTGTCGGTCAGTCGAGCATAATCACCGCCGCTGAGGTGCAACCCGAGGACGTGGGGTTCGACGATGCCGTCATCTGCGTCAGGGAGTGGGAGGCCGAATCCATGCTGTCGATGTCGCGTATCAGCTCGACCACCCCGGGCGACAGCGGCTGGTTCATCGAGCCCTTCCCGCCGGCGGACCGCGCGAAGTCGTGGCAACCCGACGAACTCGTCCGCCTGCCCGCATGGCGAGTGCTACAGCTTCGGGCAGCGGTCGCACGAGCGCTGCCACTTCCCGTCGGAGTCTCGGCCATCATAGACGGCGACCGAGTGCGCGTCGTCATCCGCGACAGCGAGATCCTGGCGAACGGGCCGCTGTAA
- a CDS encoding polysaccharide lyase 8 family protein codes for MAISDISRRTLFRAAGSAAVAGALLSSAAGTGFAATPASMTELIVRRRAILTGGIDASAVPELSAQLAQIVAKTSATWESMDTSAGRTSLWADIPLTGIGQSANATSNMALHFNRLFDLAMGYAVPGTAQAGDPQLAADIISGLQLLSDTAYKPGMKAAGNWWFWEIGNPRKVVDILTLMYDVVPAPLRTSLLAAARWFAPNPGWRGRATSLAETGANRVDKSLACAMRGILDANAGDVAMGRDALSDVAGGGKNSLFKLVTSGDGFYADGSFIQHGQLPYAGTYGVVAMAGVAEIINMVGGSSWEVTDPARETLLDAVENTFAPFVWDGRIMDTIRGRAVSRQAEPDYVDGFALIGAVLLMAPGAGEPYTSRFLALAKGWLQRCTDQAMVGHPTQRLARSLLALDVLNNAAVVAAPAPVYTRMFADQDRLVHHRPAWGSTVSTSSNRVGRYEWGNDENNFGWYQGDGMTYIYNRTDRSQFSSDFWPTVDPYRLPGTTVNLTPRPTGSSGAGTGIPGAFQPFAGGLSVDARWGVVGMDHLNYNKSLAAKKSWFFLDDTLVCLGAGITGTGGAEVLTTLENRSYATGQTPDVRIDHTNVRLAVGASRTASGSVHVEGYAGFVLLPSENGTGEATVSVVRRTGNWRAINSGADTGGKDAPVTQDYVTITASHGTDPVNQGYAYMVLPAADHSDTFKNQAKPRVTVLVNTKDSQLLSVPGDSLTLGNFYAASSAKGFTASGPCSVAVHEDGRKLSITVADPSRTQASIRLTVPVTGKEWSGIAAADPGVTVVSTKPLTLEFSLAGNHGHQKTITLKR; via the coding sequence ATGGCTATTTCAGATATTTCCAGGCGCACCCTCTTCCGCGCGGCCGGTTCGGCGGCAGTGGCCGGCGCCCTCCTCAGCTCGGCCGCGGGCACCGGTTTCGCGGCCACCCCGGCCTCAATGACGGAGCTGATTGTGCGCCGCCGGGCCATATTGACCGGAGGCATCGACGCCTCAGCCGTCCCCGAGCTCAGCGCACAACTGGCACAGATTGTGGCCAAAACCTCCGCCACGTGGGAGTCCATGGACACCTCCGCGGGCCGCACCAGCCTCTGGGCCGACATCCCGCTCACCGGCATCGGCCAAAGCGCGAACGCTACCAGCAACATGGCCCTTCACTTCAACCGCCTCTTCGACCTGGCCATGGGGTACGCCGTCCCCGGTACAGCCCAGGCCGGGGACCCGCAGCTGGCCGCAGACATCATCTCCGGTCTGCAGCTGCTCTCGGACACCGCGTACAAGCCCGGCATGAAGGCAGCCGGAAACTGGTGGTTCTGGGAAATCGGCAACCCCCGCAAGGTGGTCGACATCCTGACGCTGATGTACGACGTCGTGCCGGCCCCCTTGCGCACCTCGCTGCTCGCCGCGGCCCGCTGGTTTGCCCCCAACCCCGGCTGGCGCGGTCGGGCCACCAGCCTGGCCGAGACCGGTGCCAACCGGGTGGACAAGTCCCTGGCCTGCGCCATGCGCGGCATCCTCGACGCCAACGCCGGAGACGTTGCGATGGGTCGGGATGCGTTGAGCGACGTTGCCGGCGGGGGCAAGAACAGCCTGTTCAAGCTGGTGACTTCCGGCGACGGCTTCTATGCCGACGGCTCGTTCATCCAGCACGGGCAGCTGCCCTATGCGGGAACGTACGGTGTGGTGGCGATGGCCGGTGTCGCCGAAATCATCAACATGGTGGGCGGCAGCAGCTGGGAGGTCACAGACCCGGCGCGCGAAACGCTCCTGGATGCCGTGGAGAACACCTTTGCCCCGTTCGTGTGGGATGGCCGGATCATGGACACCATTCGCGGCCGCGCCGTCTCCCGCCAGGCCGAGCCGGACTACGTGGACGGCTTCGCGTTGATTGGGGCCGTCCTGCTGATGGCTCCCGGTGCCGGGGAACCGTACACCTCGCGCTTCCTGGCATTGGCCAAGGGCTGGCTGCAACGCTGCACCGACCAGGCCATGGTGGGGCATCCCACCCAGCGCTTGGCCCGCTCGCTGCTGGCCCTGGACGTCTTGAACAATGCCGCCGTCGTTGCAGCTCCCGCGCCCGTGTACACGCGGATGTTTGCCGATCAGGACCGCCTGGTCCACCACCGCCCGGCGTGGGGTTCAACCGTCAGCACGTCCTCTAACAGGGTGGGCCGCTACGAATGGGGCAACGACGAGAACAACTTCGGCTGGTACCAGGGCGACGGCATGACATATATCTACAACCGCACGGACAGATCCCAGTTCAGCAGCGACTTCTGGCCCACGGTGGACCCGTACCGCCTGCCCGGAACCACCGTGAACCTCACGCCGCGGCCCACCGGTTCCTCCGGGGCCGGTACCGGCATCCCGGGCGCCTTCCAACCGTTCGCCGGCGGGTTGAGCGTGGATGCCCGCTGGGGTGTGGTGGGCATGGACCACCTGAACTACAACAAGTCGCTGGCCGCGAAGAAGTCCTGGTTCTTCCTTGACGACACCCTCGTGTGCCTCGGAGCGGGCATTACCGGCACGGGAGGAGCGGAGGTCCTGACCACCCTGGAAAACCGCTCTTACGCCACGGGGCAGACGCCGGATGTGCGCATTGACCATACCAACGTCCGGCTGGCCGTCGGGGCAAGCCGCACGGCGTCCGGGTCGGTCCATGTGGAGGGCTATGCGGGATTTGTCCTCCTGCCCTCGGAAAACGGCACGGGAGAGGCCACCGTGTCCGTCGTCCGCCGCACCGGAAACTGGCGTGCCATCAACTCCGGTGCCGACACCGGCGGAAAGGACGCGCCCGTGACCCAGGACTATGTCACCATCACCGCCTCGCACGGCACCGATCCCGTCAACCAGGGGTACGCCTACATGGTCCTGCCGGCGGCCGACCACTCGGACACCTTCAAGAACCAGGCCAAGCCGAGGGTCACAGTGCTGGTCAACACCAAGGATTCCCAGCTGCTCAGCGTGCCCGGCGATTCCCTGACCCTGGGTAATTTCTACGCCGCATCCTCGGCCAAGGGTTTTACCGCATCCGGCCCCTGCTCCGTTGCCGTGCACGAGGACGGGCGGAAACTTTCCATCACCGTGGCCGACCCTTCGCGCACGCAGGCGTCCATACGCCTGACGGTGCCCGTGACGGGGAAGGAGTGGTCCGGAATCGCCGCCGCCGATCCGGGCGTCACCGTGGTCTCCACGAAGCCGTTGACGCTCGAGTTCAGTCTGGCAGGCAACCACGGCCACCAGAAAACCATTACACTGAAGCGCTAG
- a CDS encoding tyrosine-type recombinase/integrase, translated as MPLVVEIGWLIRYSCVAVFNVLECVIGEPDTIFVDQEVVDLVVEQQLWLKARLAKTGTTLDPPDLFVRTYNNLRSQNLYLTHVLRKQLEKLVDRSHLTDDAGRPLNLRKTHRFRHTKAISLLNGGVPLHIVQLYLGHTTPEMTMHYAQTLDFTAKAEFLKYKEITSEATPVSVNAEDLYDLILLDSRTDRVLPNGWCTLPPAKTCEKGNACLTCNPFVTDERFLDIHKSELVSLDSLIDKRQEAHRHRTGEAMVKNHVWLTLRRREQQALTSIINTLENDATTTDVAVAAPAVSVRTAGDQNTRPTRQPGWSA; from the coding sequence GTGCCACTCGTAGTAGAAATCGGCTGGCTTATCCGGTACTCGTGCGTCGCTGTCTTTAACGTCTTGGAGTGTGTCATTGGTGAGCCGGACACGATCTTCGTCGACCAGGAAGTTGTCGACCTCGTTGTAGAGCAGCAGCTCTGGCTGAAGGCGCGTTTAGCGAAAACAGGCACCACTCTGGACCCTCCAGACCTATTCGTGCGCACCTACAACAACCTCCGTAGCCAGAATCTGTACCTCACCCACGTCTTGAGGAAACAACTGGAAAAACTTGTTGACCGTTCTCACCTAACGGATGACGCCGGCCGCCCCCTGAATCTGCGCAAGACACATCGCTTCCGCCACACCAAGGCAATCAGTCTGCTCAACGGCGGCGTCCCGCTGCATATAGTACAGCTCTATCTGGGACACACGACACCGGAAATGACTATGCATTACGCCCAAACATTGGACTTCACGGCGAAAGCGGAATTCCTCAAATACAAGGAGATCACCAGCGAAGCAACCCCAGTATCGGTCAACGCGGAGGACCTCTATGACCTGATCCTCTTGGACTCCCGCACTGACAGGGTCCTCCCCAACGGCTGGTGCACCCTGCCCCCAGCGAAAACCTGCGAGAAGGGCAACGCCTGCCTGACCTGCAACCCCTTCGTTACTGACGAACGATTTCTGGACATCCACAAAAGCGAACTCGTCTCCCTGGACTCGCTAATCGACAAACGCCAGGAAGCGCACCGACACCGAACCGGCGAAGCAATGGTCAAAAACCATGTCTGGCTGACCCTGCGGCGCCGGGAGCAACAAGCACTGACCAGCATCATCAATACTCTCGAGAACGACGCTACAACGACCGATGTAGCCGTCGCTGCCCCAGCGGTGAGTGTCCGCACAGCAGGGGACCAGAACACTCGACCAACCCGACAACCTGGGTGGTCCGCATGA
- a CDS encoding transposase has product MEALIDKTTKKRYSFEFKLAIVHQFLEGEGTLTELAQMHQLSATTLLRRLGKTYREEGAEGLGPKPMGRPASHIPITRHQLRETRRKSCVVRFSDFRQRTLT; this is encoded by the coding sequence ATGGAAGCATTAATCGATAAGACGACTAAGAAGAGGTATTCCTTCGAGTTCAAGCTAGCGATTGTCCACCAGTTCCTCGAGGGCGAAGGGACTTTGACTGAGCTGGCCCAGATGCATCAGCTCAGTGCTACGACGCTTCTGCGCAGATTGGGCAAGACCTATCGGGAGGAGGGTGCGGAGGGCTTGGGTCCCAAACCTATGGGCCGCCCCGCGTCCCATATACCCATAACCCGCCACCAGTTAAGAGAAACGAGACGGAAAAGCTGCGTGGTGAGATTCAGCGACTTCAGGCAGAGAACGCTTACCTAA